A window of the Haloarcula rubripromontorii genome harbors these coding sequences:
- a CDS encoding phytoene desaturase family protein — MRDGLPRDRTVTVVGGGFGGLSAACYLADAGADVRLLERYDRLGGHAGVLERDGFRFDTGPSWYLMPDVFERFFGHFDREPSDYYELERLDPQYRVFWKDGDRVTMRPNRENAREVFESYEDGAGDALAEYLDTAERNYELAMDRVVYEGRERLRDYVDTDLFPLAPRARLFGSMDNYVSRYIDHPKLRQLLEYTLVFLGGAPHNTPALYSIMSHVDLNMNVFYPEGGIAGVVDGLGSLARELGVDIQTGTEVQHIAGEAGAFELTTEDGVVDSDIVVSNANPADTEQNLLDPAVRDHDPDHWDDQTYAPSAFMLYLGVEGDVDPLAHHSLVLPTDWDDHFEQIFDRPAWPDDPAYYLSVTSKTDETVAPDGHHAVVVLVPIAPGLDDGPDVREEYREFVLDDLAEQTGVDLRDRIVVEETACVSDFAERYGDPQGTALGLAHTLFQTGPLRPSHRAGLDGLYYTGAYTTPGIGMPMCLISGEHTARDIIEDSPFETKRDRSTSTAD; from the coding sequence ACCGGACGGTGACCGTCGTCGGCGGCGGCTTCGGCGGCCTCTCGGCTGCGTGCTATCTGGCCGACGCCGGGGCCGACGTTCGATTGCTCGAACGCTACGACCGTCTCGGCGGGCACGCGGGCGTACTCGAACGCGACGGCTTCCGGTTCGACACCGGCCCGTCGTGGTACCTGATGCCCGACGTGTTCGAGCGCTTCTTCGGGCACTTCGACCGCGAGCCGAGCGACTACTACGAACTGGAGCGGCTGGACCCCCAGTACCGGGTGTTCTGGAAGGACGGGGACCGCGTGACGATGCGGCCCAACCGCGAGAACGCCCGCGAGGTGTTCGAGTCCTACGAGGACGGGGCCGGCGACGCGCTGGCCGAGTACCTCGACACCGCCGAGCGCAACTACGAACTGGCGATGGACCGGGTCGTCTACGAGGGCCGCGAGCGACTGCGCGACTACGTCGACACCGACCTGTTCCCGCTCGCGCCGCGGGCGCGGCTGTTCGGCTCGATGGACAACTACGTCAGCCGCTACATCGACCACCCAAAGCTCCGGCAGTTGCTCGAATACACGCTGGTGTTTCTGGGCGGCGCACCACACAACACCCCGGCGCTGTACAGCATCATGAGCCACGTCGATCTGAATATGAACGTGTTCTACCCGGAGGGCGGCATCGCCGGCGTCGTCGACGGCCTCGGGTCACTCGCCCGCGAACTCGGCGTCGATATTCAGACTGGGACCGAGGTCCAGCACATCGCCGGCGAGGCGGGGGCGTTCGAACTGACCACCGAGGACGGCGTCGTCGACTCGGATATCGTTGTCAGCAACGCTAATCCCGCCGACACCGAACAGAATCTGCTCGACCCAGCCGTTCGCGACCACGACCCGGACCACTGGGACGACCAGACCTACGCGCCCTCGGCGTTCATGCTGTATCTCGGCGTCGAGGGCGACGTGGACCCGCTGGCCCACCACTCGCTGGTGTTGCCGACGGACTGGGACGACCACTTCGAGCAGATATTCGACCGGCCGGCGTGGCCCGACGACCCCGCCTACTACCTCTCAGTCACGTCCAAGACCGACGAAACGGTCGCCCCCGATGGCCACCACGCCGTGGTCGTCCTCGTCCCCATCGCGCCGGGGCTGGACGACGGCCCCGACGTCCGCGAGGAATACCGGGAGTTCGTTCTTGACGACCTCGCCGAACAGACCGGCGTGGACCTCCGCGACCGCATCGTCGTCGAGGAGACGGCGTGTGTCAGCGACTTCGCAGAGCGCTATGGCGACCCCCAGGGGACGGCGCTCGGACTGGCACACACGCTGTTCCAGACCGGCCCGCTCCGCCCCAGCCACCGCGCCGGGCTGGACGGACTCTACTACACCGGGGCCTACACGACGCCCGGCATCGGGATGCCGATGTGTCTCATCAGCGGCGAACACACCGCCCGGGACATCATCGAAGACAGCCCGTTCGAGACGAAACGAGACCGTTCGACCTCGACGGCGGACTGA
- the hpt gene encoding hypoxanthine/guanine phosphoribosyltransferase: MEKLRESLHEAPIIDKDGYSYLVHPLSNGVPMLEPELLREVVVGVTRAADLDVDKIVAPEAMGIHIATALSLQTDIPLVVIRKRSYGLDDEVPLHKTTGYSESEMFINDIEAGDDLLIVDDLLSTGGTMASICEALDDIGANISDIVVVFRKQGESALDDTDYEVTSLLDISVDQSGVTIHD; encoded by the coding sequence ATGGAGAAGCTCCGCGAGTCGCTACACGAGGCCCCGATCATCGACAAGGATGGATACTCCTACCTGGTCCACCCGCTCAGCAACGGCGTGCCGATGCTGGAACCCGAACTCCTCCGCGAGGTCGTCGTCGGCGTAACACGGGCGGCCGACCTCGACGTAGACAAAATCGTCGCGCCGGAGGCGATGGGTATCCACATCGCGACTGCGCTCTCGCTGCAGACCGACATCCCGCTCGTGGTCATCCGCAAGCGCTCCTACGGCCTCGACGACGAGGTCCCGCTGCACAAGACCACCGGTTACTCCGAGTCGGAGATGTTCATCAACGACATCGAGGCCGGCGACGACCTGCTCATCGTCGACGACTTGCTCTCGACCGGCGGAACGATGGCCTCCATTTGCGAGGCGCTGGACGACATCGGCGCGAACATCTCGGATATCGTCGTCGTCTTCCGGAAACAGGGCGAGTCGGCGCTCGACGACACCGACTACGAGGTGACCAGCCTGCTCGATATCTCGGTCGACCAGTCCGGCGTGACCATCCACGACTGA
- a CDS encoding disulfide bond formation protein B, with translation MAEPRSVFDRPRLLLAAATAVAAVATAGSLYLSLGLGLTPCRLCWYQRILMYPLVVVLGVAAVEDRPGVVRTALPLAVPGAAVAAYHSWLQVSQTTCGLGAVSCAQIQYRVLGLTVPNLSLVAFLLVTGLVVAASTMRS, from the coding sequence GTGGCCGAACCGCGATCCGTCTTCGACCGACCTCGGCTCCTGCTGGCCGCGGCGACGGCCGTCGCCGCCGTCGCGACGGCCGGCAGCCTCTATCTCTCGCTGGGTCTTGGGCTTACGCCCTGCCGGCTCTGCTGGTACCAGCGTATCCTCATGTACCCGCTGGTGGTCGTCCTCGGCGTCGCCGCCGTCGAGGACCGCCCCGGCGTCGTCCGGACGGCGCTCCCGCTCGCGGTGCCGGGAGCCGCCGTCGCGGCCTACCACTCCTGGCTGCAGGTGAGCCAGACGACCTGTGGTCTCGGAGCGGTCAGCTGTGCGCAGATACAGTACCGCGTACTCGGCCTGACTGTGCCGAACCTCTCTCTCGTGGCGTTTCTCCTGGTGACCGGGCTGGTGGTCGCGGCGTCCACGATGCGGTCGTAG